A stretch of Desulfurivibrio alkaliphilus AHT 2 DNA encodes these proteins:
- a CDS encoding helix-turn-helix domain-containing protein produces the protein MSPKMAELNHYELLELTSRATAQEIEQAYARARRTFADDSNAIYSLLSATELQQVRQQLDTAYRTLIDPRRRQEYDILLARPEAEKAEGEKADEIVAATGSDEPATDQADDHTRPHLPDKLAPPPAEIKEFTGAVLRQLRIQRDLTIKDVAEMTNIGTRYLEAIEEENFYRLPVRVYLRGYLALFAQALGYQPERVVADYLRRYGQEQPDEQPVTRKKSWWRP, from the coding sequence ATGTCTCCAAAAATGGCGGAGTTAAATCACTACGAACTGCTCGAACTAACCTCCCGGGCCACCGCCCAGGAGATCGAGCAGGCCTACGCCCGGGCCCGCCGGACCTTTGCCGACGACTCCAACGCCATCTACTCTTTGCTCTCGGCCACGGAACTGCAACAGGTCCGGCAACAGCTGGATACCGCCTACCGGACCCTGATCGACCCCCGCCGCCGGCAAGAATACGACATCCTGCTGGCCCGGCCGGAAGCAGAAAAAGCTGAAGGGGAGAAAGCCGACGAAATTGTTGCAGCCACCGGCAGTGACGAGCCGGCTACCGACCAGGCCGATGACCACACCAGGCCGCACCTGCCGGACAAGCTGGCCCCGCCCCCGGCGGAGATTAAGGAATTCACCGGCGCTGTCCTCCGCCAACTGCGGATCCAGCGCGACCTGACCATCAAGGACGTGGCGGAAATGACCAATATCGGCACCCGCTACCTGGAAGCCATCGAAGAAGAAAACTTTTACCGCCTGCCGGTGCGGGTTTACCTTCGGGGCTACCTGGCCCTGTTCGCCCAGGCCCTGGGTTACCAGCCGGAGCGCGTGGTGGCGGACTACCTGCGCCGTTATGGACAGGAACAACCGGATGAGCAACCGGTAACCAGGAAAAAAAGCTGGTGGCGGCCATGA
- a CDS encoding AAA family ATPase yields the protein MTASNQSALQQKEIWSIGGGKGGIGKSLIACNIAIILSRLNKKVLLVDADLGGANVHTTLGLETPEVTLSDFIKRRTENLNEVITDTGISNLQIISGARDFLDAANPVHGQKDRLLRHLGKIEADYIILDLGAGTSFNVLDFFLFSDHGLLVVLPEPTSIENVYRFIKSAFYRKFRATVENHALKEVVEAAKDQKNTLGLKTPHDLLQCIKGMEPEAGRRLEAEIKTFKPKLIINQVRSREDIRLGFSMRSAAKLYFGIDLEYPGYIEYDDCVWQSIRRRRPLALEHPDSRPHRSLEHIVQNLLLCRQLESPFA from the coding sequence ATGACAGCCAGCAACCAAAGCGCTCTGCAGCAAAAGGAGATCTGGTCCATCGGCGGCGGCAAAGGTGGGATCGGCAAAAGCCTGATCGCCTGCAACATTGCGATCATCCTGTCCCGGCTCAACAAAAAAGTACTGCTGGTGGACGCCGACCTGGGGGGCGCCAACGTACACACCACCCTGGGCCTGGAAACCCCGGAAGTAACCCTTTCCGACTTTATCAAGCGGCGCACCGAAAACCTCAACGAGGTAATCACCGACACCGGCATCAGCAACCTGCAAATTATCAGCGGCGCCCGGGATTTCCTCGATGCCGCCAACCCGGTGCACGGCCAGAAAGACCGCCTGCTACGGCACCTGGGCAAAATCGAGGCCGATTACATCATTCTGGACCTGGGAGCCGGCACTTCTTTCAATGTGCTGGACTTTTTCCTCTTCTCGGATCACGGCCTGCTGGTGGTACTGCCGGAACCGACCTCCATTGAAAATGTCTACCGTTTTATCAAGAGCGCTTTTTACCGCAAATTTCGCGCAACCGTAGAAAATCATGCCCTCAAGGAAGTGGTAGAGGCCGCCAAAGACCAGAAAAACACCCTGGGCCTCAAAACCCCCCACGATCTGTTGCAGTGCATCAAGGGCATGGAACCGGAAGCCGGCCGGCGGCTGGAAGCAGAGATAAAAACCTTTAAACCGAAGCTGATCATCAACCAGGTTCGTTCCCGGGAAGATATCCGGCTGGGCTTTTCCATGCGGAGCGCGGCCAAGCTCTACTTCGGCATCGACTTGGAATATCCGGGCTATATTGAGTATGATGATTGTGTCTGGCAATCGATTCGCCGGCGCCGACCGTTGGCCCTGGAACACCCCGATTCCCGGCCCCATCGTTCCCTGGAACACATCGTGCAGAACCTGCTGCTTTGCCGGCAACTGGAAAGCCCTTTCGCCTGA
- a CDS encoding ATP-binding protein yields the protein MKNILVVDNHPLIRRLLSARLEKLGYTVRTAADGLDALETLREFVPELIIVDLVMPNIDGAKLCRIVRSRPQLAGVCLVVLSAVVAEQGFELASCGADACIAKSSADRIFAHLDMVLADLAGHGRILEEHRLLGGQEVFRREISWELLSLQKHHEMVLQNIADGVLELSPNGKVIYANPRALLFFDCREEEMLGRSLPEVLEQETAEILTRALAGPPQTLCLAEPVYLPSRQVQMSLHPVEDDGQYTYVALLHDVTAARAAELALRRTSDHLRQSLAELRSAQNVLVRQEKLASIGTLASGVAHEILNPLNIIGTIVQVMQMEELPEIISEQLDEVMVQIRRATKITNSLRMFSHRGKAEIEELDIHALLDNTLELVKHSLADDHIEVEKKYTPGLPAIAADPDQLAQVLLNLINNARDAMRGRPTRRLSLTTRRVEQGVGLTVSDTGWGIAPEHLHKIFDPFFTTKDPGSGTGMGLAVVYSIVEGMGGMIEVASRPGRGTDFFMVLPLPEQGVKTRGREDERGQGENPDRRR from the coding sequence ATGAAAAACATTCTGGTGGTGGATAATCATCCCCTTATCCGCCGACTGCTCAGCGCCCGCCTGGAAAAACTGGGTTATACCGTGCGCACCGCCGCCGATGGCCTGGACGCCCTGGAAACTCTGCGTGAGTTTGTGCCGGAATTGATCATCGTCGACCTGGTGATGCCCAATATCGATGGCGCCAAGCTGTGCCGGATTGTCCGTTCCCGCCCGCAACTGGCGGGTGTTTGCCTGGTGGTGCTTTCCGCCGTGGTGGCCGAGCAGGGGTTCGAGCTGGCAAGCTGCGGCGCCGATGCCTGTATCGCCAAGAGCAGTGCCGACCGGATTTTTGCCCATCTTGATATGGTGCTGGCCGACCTTGCCGGCCATGGGCGGATTCTGGAGGAGCATCGGCTGCTGGGTGGGCAAGAGGTGTTCCGGCGGGAAATCAGCTGGGAACTGCTCTCCCTGCAAAAGCACCATGAGATGGTTTTGCAAAACATCGCCGACGGGGTGCTGGAACTCAGCCCCAACGGCAAGGTTATTTACGCCAACCCCCGGGCTTTGCTCTTTTTCGACTGCCGGGAGGAAGAGATGCTGGGCCGCAGCCTGCCGGAGGTCTTGGAGCAGGAGACGGCGGAAATCCTGACCCGGGCGCTGGCCGGCCCGCCCCAAACGCTATGTCTGGCGGAGCCGGTCTACCTGCCCAGCCGGCAGGTGCAGATGTCACTGCATCCAGTGGAGGACGACGGCCAGTACACTTATGTCGCTTTGCTGCACGATGTCACCGCCGCCCGAGCCGCGGAGCTGGCCCTGCGGCGCACCTCCGACCATTTGCGGCAGTCGCTGGCCGAGCTGCGCAGCGCCCAGAACGTGCTGGTCCGCCAGGAAAAGCTGGCCTCCATCGGCACCCTGGCCTCGGGGGTGGCGCACGAGATCTTAAACCCTCTCAACATCATCGGCACCATTGTGCAGGTGATGCAAATGGAGGAGTTGCCGGAAATAATTAGTGAGCAGTTGGACGAGGTGATGGTGCAGATCAGGCGGGCCACCAAGATTACCAACAGCCTGCGGATGTTTTCGCACCGGGGTAAAGCGGAGATTGAAGAGTTGGATATCCACGCTTTGCTTGACAATACCCTGGAGTTGGTGAAGCATAGCCTGGCGGATGATCACATCGAGGTGGAGAAAAAATACACCCCGGGCCTGCCGGCGATTGCCGCCGACCCGGACCAGCTGGCCCAGGTGTTGCTGAACCTGATCAACAACGCCCGGGATGCCATGCGCGGCCGCCCCACGCGGCGGCTGTCGCTGACCACCCGGCGGGTGGAACAGGGGGTCGGCCTGACCGTGTCCGATACCGGCTGGGGGATCGCCCCCGAGCATCTGCATAAAATTTTTGATCCTTTTTTTACCACCAAGGATCCCGGCAGCGGCACCGGCATGGGGTTGGCGGTGGTCTATTCCATCGTTGAAGGGATGGGGGGGATGATCGAGGTTGCTTCCAGGCCGGGCCGGGGAACCGATTTCTTTATGGTGCTGCCCTTGCCGGAGCAGGGGGTAAAAACCAGGGGGAGGGAAGATGAGCGCGGACAAGGGGAAAATCCTGATCGTCGACGATGA
- a CDS encoding response regulator, with product MSADKGKILIVDDEYVFCKSLKQYLDKIGYQAVVATSGEHALDLAQEEVPDLMTLDIRMPGLNGYEVLSRIRRLAPEMPVVVITAVDVPRMEEMLQHSGAQAVLHKPVNLEEVRRVLEQLLN from the coding sequence ATGAGCGCGGACAAGGGGAAAATCCTGATCGTCGACGATGAATATGTTTTTTGCAAATCGCTGAAACAGTACCTGGATAAGATCGGGTACCAGGCCGTGGTGGCCACCAGCGGGGAGCACGCCCTTGATCTGGCCCAGGAAGAGGTGCCGGACCTGATGACCCTGGATATCCGGATGCCGGGGCTTAACGGTTATGAAGTGCTAAGCCGGATCCGCCGGCTGGCCCCGGAGATGCCGGTGGTGGTGATCACCGCCGTCGACGTGCCGCGGATGGAGGAGATGCTGCAGCACTCCGGTGCCCAAGCGGTGCTGCACAAGCCCGTCAACCTGGAAGAAGTGAGGCGGGTGCTGGAGCAACTGCTTAACTGA
- a CDS encoding 4Fe-4S dicluster domain-containing protein, with amino-acid sequence MTLADRLLRRMARPGTTVDFTGARCLRRRFLRSACDRCARACPPQAIYPGEGTVRLESERCTGCLVCTAACPTGALSGRDSRLAKAAAKITARTPAPQLAEPGPALLCCEKSLRHGTEIILPCLGGLSREHLAAYALLGGGLILLLHPCRQCHSPWVPEVLQQRLDELQQHWQGLANQPPILLHREAEPPPGLSKTKKPAEGEGKQRHGTAGSAPPDRRDFFRAFKEVSLHAAAETWTTLREEQRQEEEWAASKHLPDRLMLLQKAGRQHAAHAPLVAALLSELSFSPECNLCGACIGLCPSGAISSDDELKQLNFDPWRCSACGLCREFCPARAIKL; translated from the coding sequence ATGACCCTGGCCGACCGGCTGCTCCGGCGCATGGCGCGGCCCGGCACCACGGTGGACTTTACCGGTGCCCGCTGCCTGCGCCGCCGTTTTCTCCGCAGCGCCTGCGACCGTTGCGCCCGGGCCTGCCCGCCCCAGGCCATTTACCCGGGCGAAGGCACAGTACGGCTGGAGAGCGAGCGCTGTACCGGCTGCCTGGTCTGCACCGCCGCCTGCCCCACCGGGGCCCTGAGCGGCCGGGATTCCCGCCTGGCCAAGGCGGCGGCTAAAATTACCGCCCGCACTCCGGCCCCCCAGTTGGCTGAGCCCGGCCCGGCGCTGCTCTGTTGCGAAAAATCTCTGCGGCACGGCACCGAAATTATCCTCCCCTGCCTGGGGGGGCTTTCCCGCGAACACCTGGCCGCTTACGCGCTGCTTGGCGGCGGGCTCATCCTGCTGCTCCACCCCTGCCGGCAGTGCCACTCGCCCTGGGTGCCGGAGGTCCTGCAGCAAAGGCTGGATGAACTGCAACAGCACTGGCAGGGTCTGGCCAACCAGCCGCCGATCCTTTTGCACCGGGAAGCGGAGCCGCCGCCGGGCTTAAGCAAAACCAAAAAACCGGCGGAAGGGGAAGGAAAGCAGCGCCACGGCACGGCCGGGTCAGCCCCCCCGGACCGGCGCGATTTCTTCCGGGCCTTCAAGGAAGTTTCCCTTCATGCCGCGGCCGAAACCTGGACCACCCTGCGGGAGGAACAGCGCCAGGAAGAGGAGTGGGCGGCCAGCAAGCACCTGCCCGACCGCCTGATGCTACTGCAAAAAGCAGGGCGACAGCACGCCGCCCACGCGCCGCTGGTGGCGGCGCTGCTGAGCGAGCTTAGCTTCAGCCCGGAATGCAATCTCTGCGGCGCCTGCATCGGCTTGTGCCCCAGCGGCGCCATCAGCAGTGACGACGAGCTTAAACAACTCAACTTCGACCCCTGGCGCTGCAGCGCCTGCGGCCTCTGCCGGGAATTCTGCCCGGCCCGCGCCATAAAGCTGTAA
- a CDS encoding MOSC domain-containing protein, whose amino-acid sequence MGTVEAVCISAKKGIIKKPVEQVELKENWGIADDAHAGDWHRQVSLLAGESIDGVKDKLPQIGHGVFAENIVTRGVDLAGLKIGDQLLINGEVLLEITQIGKECHNSGCAIKKATGDCIMPREGIFSKVLKGGTVKAGQSIEVRPGTGSPQGAPEKTAP is encoded by the coding sequence ATGGGCACGGTTGAAGCAGTTTGTATCAGCGCCAAAAAAGGGATCATCAAAAAACCGGTGGAGCAAGTCGAGCTGAAGGAAAACTGGGGGATTGCCGATGACGCCCACGCCGGCGACTGGCACCGCCAGGTCTCCCTGCTGGCCGGCGAGAGCATCGACGGGGTGAAAGACAAGCTGCCCCAGATCGGCCATGGGGTTTTTGCCGAAAACATCGTTACCCGGGGAGTCGACCTGGCGGGGCTGAAGATCGGCGACCAGCTGCTGATCAATGGGGAAGTACTGCTGGAGATCACCCAGATCGGCAAGGAATGCCACAACAGCGGCTGCGCCATCAAGAAGGCCACCGGTGACTGCATCATGCCGCGGGAGGGGATTTTCAGCAAGGTGCTCAAGGGCGGCACGGTGAAAGCCGGTCAGAGCATTGAGGTCCGACCGGGAACCGGCAGCCCGCAGGGGGCGCCTGAGAAAACCGCGCCATGA
- the moaA gene encoding GTP 3',8-cyclase MoaA — protein sequence MTQPLAPVEPVSGLTDNHGRMVNYVRLAVTDRCNLNCRYCRPKGPCNEPRRELLSYEELERICRLLVAMGISKVRVTGGEPLVRHGMLGFLRQLRDIKGLQQLALTTNATLLAPHLSELRQLRLSGLNISLDTLQPERFAAITGQDLFARVFAVIEAAVAAGMPVKINAVVQEGINTDELLELARLAEKRPIQVRFIEPMPFDGGSSFVAGNWNLARLEQYFRNNLPALTETPLAGSTARVFQVAGFKGSIGLIGGYSRCFCATCNKIRITPQGILKTCLYDDGVLDLRETLRAGADDGELTELIRSCLGRRQIDGFAAAEKRKKGHLPGSCASMATIGG from the coding sequence TTGACGCAACCGCTTGCCCCTGTAGAGCCGGTTTCCGGTTTAACCGACAATCATGGCCGGATGGTCAACTATGTCCGGCTGGCGGTCACCGACCGCTGCAACCTCAACTGCCGCTACTGCCGCCCCAAAGGCCCCTGCAACGAACCGCGGCGGGAGTTGCTGAGCTATGAAGAACTGGAGCGTATCTGCCGCCTGCTGGTGGCCATGGGGATCAGCAAGGTACGGGTTACCGGGGGTGAGCCCTTGGTGCGCCACGGTATGCTGGGTTTTCTCCGCCAACTGCGCGACATCAAAGGGCTGCAGCAACTGGCCCTGACCACCAACGCCACCCTGCTGGCTCCCCACCTGTCGGAACTGCGCCAACTCCGGCTTTCAGGTCTTAATATCAGCCTGGACACCCTGCAACCGGAACGTTTCGCCGCCATCACCGGCCAGGATTTGTTTGCCCGGGTTTTTGCGGTGATCGAAGCGGCTGTGGCCGCCGGCATGCCGGTGAAAATCAACGCCGTGGTCCAGGAAGGAATCAACACCGATGAGCTGCTGGAGCTGGCCCGACTGGCGGAAAAACGCCCCATTCAGGTGCGCTTTATCGAGCCCATGCCCTTTGACGGCGGCAGCAGCTTCGTCGCCGGCAACTGGAACCTGGCCCGCCTGGAGCAATACTTCCGCAACAACCTGCCGGCACTCACCGAAACACCGCTTGCCGGCTCCACCGCCCGGGTTTTCCAGGTGGCCGGCTTCAAGGGCAGCATCGGCCTGATCGGCGGCTACTCCCGCTGTTTTTGCGCCACCTGCAACAAAATAAGGATCACCCCGCAGGGAATACTGAAAACCTGCCTGTACGACGACGGGGTGCTGGACTTGAGAGAAACCTTGCGCGCCGGGGCCGACGACGGGGAGCTTACCGAGTTGATTCGGTCCTGCCTGGGTCGCCGGCAAATCGACGGCTTTGCCGCCGCGGAAAAACGAAAAAAAGGCCACCTGCCGGGAAGTTGCGCCTCCATGGCCACCATCGGCGGCTGA
- the extKL gene encoding multiheme c-type cytochrome (seleno)protein ExtKL, which translates to MKHWMIALVVAALALPGMAFAGQKATTIDELAQMFDASRCKACHGEIYRQWETSHHARPLMGVHGGLKDTPLAMAGATPWSPEHPSEATLETFPCFKCHLPQALTHAEDSVAAEYAQALLDQDRRKIGQLKITCIVCHNHRAIIHRLQEGEPEPNVLYGTRDIPNHPDPVFTEIRQSPVMKEPLYCGQCHGVGVNLEFGNPVQCATLYGSYQHAYIPAGGTQSCQDCHLYPKKDGFADHRMLPDWNDTELMSQRLAESLSLNMQAMGYEWLRAGGDRPNRLVIETKIDSKAGHRIPDGUPSHNRVVLEVTAKDLDGKLIANDTRHYHPQATTQRGANVMVYGAQWKASYVRDTSIQPFRTKEETFEFLLPEGTRCADVEVELRYELGNPNQIIPIHKRTKRVTLDRCPPL; encoded by the coding sequence ATGAAGCACTGGATGATTGCTTTGGTCGTAGCCGCCCTTGCCCTGCCGGGCATGGCGTTTGCCGGCCAGAAAGCCACCACCATTGATGAGCTGGCGCAGATGTTCGATGCCTCGCGCTGCAAGGCTTGTCATGGTGAAATTTACAGACAGTGGGAAACTTCCCACCACGCCCGACCGCTGATGGGGGTGCACGGCGGCCTTAAAGATACCCCGCTGGCCATGGCCGGGGCCACTCCCTGGTCGCCGGAGCACCCTTCCGAGGCCACCCTGGAAACCTTTCCCTGTTTCAAATGCCACCTGCCCCAGGCCCTGACCCATGCCGAGGATTCGGTGGCGGCGGAGTATGCCCAGGCGCTGCTGGATCAGGATCGGCGCAAAATCGGTCAGCTTAAAATTACCTGTATCGTCTGTCATAATCACCGGGCGATCATCCACCGCCTGCAGGAAGGCGAGCCCGAGCCCAACGTGCTCTACGGCACCCGGGATATTCCCAACCATCCCGATCCGGTCTTTACCGAGATCCGCCAGAGCCCGGTGATGAAAGAGCCGCTGTACTGCGGCCAGTGCCATGGGGTCGGGGTCAACCTGGAGTTTGGCAACCCGGTGCAGTGCGCCACCCTGTACGGCAGCTATCAGCACGCCTACATTCCCGCCGGCGGCACCCAGAGCTGCCAGGACTGCCACCTCTATCCCAAAAAGGACGGCTTCGCCGATCATCGGATGCTGCCGGACTGGAATGATACCGAGTTGATGAGCCAGCGCCTGGCTGAGTCGCTTTCGCTCAACATGCAGGCCATGGGCTATGAGTGGCTGCGGGCCGGCGGCGATCGCCCCAACCGGCTGGTAATCGAAACCAAAATCGATTCCAAGGCCGGGCACCGGATTCCCGACGGCTGACCGTCTCACAACCGAGTGGTCCTGGAAGTGACCGCAAAAGATCTGGACGGAAAGCTGATTGCCAATGATACCCGCCACTACCATCCCCAGGCGACCACCCAGCGGGGGGCCAACGTGATGGTTTACGGCGCGCAATGGAAGGCGAGCTACGTGCGCGACACCAGCATTCAGCCCTTCCGCACCAAGGAGGAAACCTTCGAGTTCCTGCTGCCGGAAGGCACCCGCTGTGCCGACGTGGAAGTGGAGTTACGCTACGAACTGGGTAATCCCAATCAGATTATCCCCATTCATAAACGCACCAAACGGGTAACTCTCGACCGCTGCCCGCCCCTGTAA